A part of Deltaproteobacteria bacterium genomic DNA contains:
- a CDS encoding ABC transporter substrate-binding protein, which translates to MPWAFVNSTPAQEKVRFPIGASSKTFSYGPLWLAQKLGYFEREGLDVQIVVMRGTPITLQALATESIYIANAGTDGVMGAVDKGLDLAMIGSLLNNLSMSLVAAKPYKTFDDLRGKTIGSQTITTGTGFAMRLVLRAHGLEYPRDYQILNIGGVTDRYVALQSGQIAATPLSVPLDNDAKQKGFNVIGYFVDDLPTYFLNPYIVKRAWAEKNRPLAVRYMKAIAQTHRWLFDNRDAACGYLSKEMSMSVENCRLAWEYSVKNRVWDRNAELNLEGVRTMIKIVAEIAGQKEPLAQPAKYIDQSYLKQALGEIGKR; encoded by the coding sequence ATGCCATGGGCGTTCGTTAATTCGACACCTGCGCAGGAAAAAGTGCGCTTTCCCATCGGCGCGTCGTCGAAGACTTTTAGTTACGGGCCGCTTTGGTTGGCGCAGAAGCTGGGCTACTTCGAGCGTGAGGGGTTGGATGTCCAGATCGTCGTCATGCGCGGCACGCCGATCACACTCCAGGCTTTGGCCACCGAGTCGATTTACATCGCTAATGCTGGCACGGACGGAGTGATGGGTGCGGTCGATAAGGGGCTCGACTTGGCGATGATCGGCAGCTTGCTCAACAACTTGAGCATGAGTTTGGTTGCGGCGAAGCCTTACAAAACTTTCGACGATCTGCGCGGCAAGACCATCGGTTCGCAGACGATTACGACCGGAACCGGCTTTGCCATGAGGCTGGTGCTGCGCGCCCATGGGCTGGAATATCCGCGCGACTATCAGATTCTCAACATTGGTGGCGTGACCGATCGTTATGTCGCATTGCAATCCGGGCAGATCGCCGCGACGCCGTTGAGCGTGCCCCTCGATAATGACGCCAAGCAGAAGGGCTTCAACGTCATCGGTTATTTCGTCGACGACTTGCCGACCTATTTTCTCAATCCCTATATCGTCAAACGTGCCTGGGCCGAAAAGAACCGGCCGTTGGCGGTACGCTACATGAAGGCGATCGCACAAACCCATCGCTGGCTATTCGACAACCGCGACGCGGCTTGCGGCTATCTGTCGAAGGAAATGTCGATGAGCGTCGAGAACTGCCGCTTGGCTTGGGAATACAGCGTCAAAAATCGGGTGTGGGATCGTAACGCCGAATTGAACCTGGAAGGCGTGCGCACCATGATCAAGATCGTCGCCGAGATCGCTGGGCAGAAAGAGCCGCTGGCGCAACCGGCGAAATATATCGATCAGAGTTATTTGAAGCAGGCGTTGGGGGAAATCGGGAAGAGGTAA